From Pararhodobacter zhoushanensis, the proteins below share one genomic window:
- a CDS encoding PaaI family thioesterase, with protein sequence MSGPWHDATGTARLLGLRIDTSGERPTVSMHVTQDHTNRHGNMHGGLISTVLDTAMGATASLERGEGGKIPFSTLSMTVNFIAPMPLGTITATARILGGGFKTVFVEGEARDEAGTLIAQSTGTFKRAPL encoded by the coding sequence ATGAGCGGTCCCTGGCATGACGCCACCGGCACGGCAAGACTGCTGGGCCTGCGCATCGACACCAGCGGCGAACGCCCGACGGTGTCGATGCACGTCACGCAAGATCACACCAACCGGCACGGCAACATGCACGGCGGGCTGATCTCGACCGTGCTCGACACGGCCATGGGCGCGACAGCCAGCCTGGAGCGTGGCGAGGGGGGCAAGATCCCCTTCTCCACCCTTTCGATGACGGTCAATTTCATCGCGCCCATGCCACTGGGCACAATCACCGCCACCGCCCGCATCTTGGGCGGCGGCTTCAAGACCGTCTTCGTCGAAGGCGAAGCCCGCGATGAGGCCGGCACCCTGATCGCCCAATCCACCGGCACCTTCAAACGCGCGCCGCTCTGA
- a CDS encoding acyl-CoA dehydrogenase family protein: MDFKHTEERVMLADSLRRTLTRGADWAALADLGVLGALFTEDEGGFGGNGFDIAVVFEELGRAGANAPVIEAGLAGGLLADCGQAERVEAVISGALKPALAYAEPGLRYDTGPITTSMDGGTISGRKSFVTNAEGCDLLLVTALDEAKPCLFAVDPADPGVTLHTTPALMGGSISEITFDRAKAEKLGSADTLDARIAAATLAVCAEALGAMETAKAMTLDYLRTRTQFGRPIGSFQALQHRMADVAIEIEMARSAVINLAGHLHDNGPTRDRHVSATKNLVGRTAHLVAEEAIQMHGGIAMTEEYALAPISRRLIAVDHRFGDEDWHLARFMRLSA, encoded by the coding sequence ATGGATTTCAAACATACCGAAGAGCGCGTGATGCTCGCCGATTCGCTGCGCCGCACGCTGACGCGCGGGGCTGACTGGGCAGCACTGGCAGATCTGGGCGTGCTGGGCGCGTTGTTCACCGAGGACGAGGGCGGCTTTGGCGGCAACGGCTTCGACATCGCCGTGGTGTTCGAGGAACTGGGCCGTGCAGGGGCCAACGCCCCGGTGATCGAGGCGGGTCTGGCAGGCGGCTTGCTGGCCGATTGCGGCCAGGCTGAGCGGGTCGAGGCGGTGATCAGCGGCGCGCTGAAACCGGCACTGGCCTATGCCGAGCCGGGGCTGCGCTATGACACCGGGCCGATCACCACCAGCATGGACGGCGGCACGATCAGCGGGCGCAAAAGCTTTGTCACCAACGCCGAAGGGTGCGACCTGCTCTTGGTCACCGCGCTGGACGAGGCAAAACCGTGCCTCTTCGCCGTCGATCCCGCCGATCCGGGCGTGACCCTGCACACCACACCCGCCCTGATGGGCGGCTCGATCAGCGAAATCACCTTCGACCGCGCGAAGGCCGAGAAACTGGGCAGCGCCGACACGCTCGACGCCCGCATCGCCGCCGCCACGCTGGCGGTCTGCGCCGAGGCTCTGGGCGCGATGGAAACCGCCAAGGCGATGACGCTGGACTACCTGCGCACCCGCACGCAGTTCGGCCGCCCGATCGGCAGCTTTCAGGCGCTGCAACACCGCATGGCCGATGTCGCGATCGAGATCGAGATGGCGCGCTCGGCGGTGATCAACCTCGCCGGTCATTTGCACGACAATGGTCCCACCCGCGACCGCCATGTCAGCGCCACCAAGAACCTGGTGGGCCGCACGGCGCATCTGGTCGCCGAAGAGGCGATCCAGATGCATGGCGGCATCGCCATGACCGAGGAATACGCGCTTGCGCCAATCTCGCGCCGCCTGATTGCGGTCGATCACCGCTTTGGCGACGAGGACTGGCACCTCGCCCGCTTCATGCGCCTGAGTGCATGA